The Ranitomeya imitator isolate aRanImi1 chromosome 8, aRanImi1.pri, whole genome shotgun sequence genome window below encodes:
- the DPH2 gene encoding 2-(3-amino-3-carboxypropyl)histidine synthase subunit 2 produces the protein MTSAGFSSDGADVIQRELIPPDPDDPVIADESLEETYDILRTIDFIKEKAAKKVALQFPDDLLGCSVTIAKKLEDATGAKIYILGDTSYGSCCVDEVAAEHVGAEALVHYGRACLSPCRRLPVFYVFGRKAVNVDLCSEAFRDLFPARDAPVVVFGDVVYDHILGELETRFAAVYPRVVFCKVSWLEEAPSGGEVCKFGRRFCPDPGLWPDGYSVFYVGGEGATLSNLLLTWPRCSFFSFNPVTNESRREGVHVNRALMKRFYLIEKARDAQVVGILVGTLGVSDYLSALSHLKSIIHRAGKKSYMLSMGKLNPAKLANFPEVDIFVLVACPENSLLDSSDFYRPIVTPDEMEVACNPAREWGGRCITDFRELLPGGPAHVEFPEIDPEDAERADVSLITGEMRSLRFSSAVAQASEEAERASLVPRNSNTAVAELGPAASFLSSRSWQGLDKALGETPVVKATEGRRGIAIAYEDEVNG, from the exons ATGACGAGTGCCGGATTCAGCAGTGATGGGGCCGATGTCATCCAGCGGGAGCTGATCCCTCCAGACCCTGATGATCCTGTGATCGCCGACGAATCGCTGGAGGAGACCTATGACATTCTCCGAACCATTGATTTCATCAaggaaaaagcagcaaaaaag GTGGCCCTGCAGTTCCCCGATGATCTCCTCGGCTGCTCCGTCACTATTGCCAAAAAACTGGAGGACGCTACCGGAGCCAAAATCTACATCTTGGGGGACACGTCTTATGGCAG CTGCTGTGTGGACGAGGTGGCGGCGGAGCACGTCGGAGCTGAGGCTTTGGTACACTATGGTCGGGCCTGTCTGAGCCCGTGTCGGCGGCTTCCTGTCTTCTATGTGTTTGGCCGTAAGGCTGTGAACGTGGATCTCTGTTCTGAGGCTTTTCGGGATCTGTTCCCTGCACGAGACGCTCCGGTCGTGGTTTTCGGAGATGTCGTCTACGATCACATTCTAG GGGAGCTGGAGACACGTTTTGCAGCCGTTTATCCACGGGTCGTCTTTTGTAAAGTGTCTTGGCTGGAAGAGGCGCCCTCTGGTGGTGAGGTCTGTAAGTTTGGCAGGAGGTTCTGTCCTGACCCCGGACTGTGGCCGGACGGCTACAGCGTCTTCTACGTGGGAGGAGAAGGTGCGACGCTCAGTAATCTCCTGCTGACCTGGCCACGTTGCTCCTTCTTCAGTTTCAACCCAGTGACCAACGAGTCCAGGAGGGAAGGAGTCCACGTCAACCGGGCGCTCATGAAGCGCTTCTACCTGATAGAGAAGGCACGGGACGCCCAGGTGGTGGGGATCCTGGTGGGCACCCTGGGGGTCTCTGACTACCTGTCGGCTCTGTCTCACCTGAAGAGCATCATCCATCGGGCCGGTAAGAAGAGCTACATGCTGTCTATGGGGAAGCTGAACCCCGCCAAGCTGGCCAACTTCCCGGAGGTGGACATCTTCGTGCTGGTGGCCTGTCCCGAAAACTCACTTTTGGACTCTTCGGATTTCTACCGGCCAATCGTCACCCCGGATGAGATGGAGGTGGCCTGTAACCCGGCGCGGGAATGGGGCGGCCGCTGCATCACCGACTTCCGGGAATTACTTCCAG GTGGTCCAGCTCATGTGGAGTTTCCAGAGATTGACCCTGAAGACGCAGAACGGGCAGATGTTTCTCTGATTACGGGGGAGATGAGATCTCTTCGATTCTCATCTGCGGTGGCGCAAGCATCAGAAGAGGCAGAACGTGCGAGCCTCGTACCCCGGAACAGTAACACCGCAGTGGCAGAGCTGGGACCTGCAG CGTCCTTCCTGTCCTCCCGGAGTTGGCAGGGACTGGACAAGGCTCTGGGAGAGACGCCAGTTGTAAAAGCCACGGAGGGACGTAGAGGGATCGCGATAGCCTATGAGGATGAAGTAAACGGCTGA
- the TMEM69 gene encoding transmembrane protein 69, giving the protein MLRLGGKCWPSVQQFCKMSGPGCRQTSHASITWRSFRILASPNAALHTLQRSAPLHCCGLHTSSSLHKRRQNAQEEEFDQMMKNYKDELRKTPRSAVYLSVAGLVPVVVAPLTMNFGGYYYPEMAFLQLASASCLLSFYGGIRWGISVPENSPFRPDSLNFILGAFLPFVAWTALVVSDDIIVAAVTVIGGLVVGALGGFGMLPPFPFWLSFLRNICFLLTFSCILATMWFFAIYPEKSLKNQSQK; this is encoded by the exons ATGCTGCGTCTGGGTGGAAAGTGTTGGCCATCGGTCCAGCAG ttttgtaAAATGTCTGGACCAGGCTGCAGACAAACATCGCACGCGTCCATTACCTGGCGGTCGTTTAGGATCCTAGCCTCGCCTAATGCCGCCCTCCACACTCTGCAGCGCTCGGCTCCTCTCCACTGCTGTGGATTACACACCTCCAGCTCGCTCCACAAGAGAAGACAAAACGCCCAAGAAGAGGAGTTCGACCAGATGATGAAGAATTACAAGGACGAGCTGAGAAAGACGCCAAGGTCGGCTGTGTACCTGAGCGTGGCTGGACTGGTCCCGGTGGTAGTTGCTCCTCTCACCATGAATTttgggggttattattacccagaaATGGCGTTCCTTCAGCTCGCCAGTGCCAGCTGCCTGTTATCGTTTTATGGTGGAATTCGTTGGGGTATTTCGGTTCCTGAAAACAGCCCATTCCGGCCAGACTCACTGAACTTCATACTCGGCGCGTTTCTTCCGTTTGTTGCATGGACAGCTTTGGTAGTGTCAGATGATATTATCGTAGCAGCAGTGACAGTGATTGGTGGATTGGTCGTGGGGGCATTGGGAGGGTTCGGGATGCTTCCTCCTTTTCCATTTTGGCTTAGTTTTCTGAGAAATATTTGTTTCCTGTTGACCTTCTCCTGTATTCTGGCCACTATGTGGTTCTTCGCCATCTACCCAGAAAAATCACTGAAAAATCAAAGTCAAAAATAA
- the IPP gene encoding actin-binding protein IPP, with translation MWTPALPEFLPPPPTWPPALAGSQRERKRHDVITTKLESSLFSVAIMALASTTSMAASLHSVGEHAQLVLQQMNKMRQQLEFCDLHVHIGQVVFGVHKLVLAASSPYFAALLSGGMKESAGDVVRIQEVEADIFQLLLDFIYTGSVLISSENVQELMTAADMLQLNHVVALCCDFLKEQIEPGNCIGFFQFSEQLACQPLLEFTESYIHAHFPAAQQGDEFLMLTKEQLIRLLRSEELCIEEEHQVFSAAMSWLQKDTATRKRHVVEVLEPVRFSLLPPQRLQKNIEEVTDFSLRVALHTLLREYFEPSLSPKDKKLCNFLQTSRVRPRRKARKFLYAIGGYIRLQGGRWSDSRALSCVERFDTFSQYWSTVSSLHQARSGMSAAVLDGKIYVVGGEKDSMIFDCVECYDPVTKQWTAVPSMNQPRCSLGVCSCHGAIYAMGGWVGAEIGNDIERFSPEDNAWQVVGQMSVPRYNFACCESQGMIYVVGGIGQEGIELSSAEVFDPITKRWMSLPRMGTRRAYLGVAFLNDCLYAVGGWNETQDFLNTVEKFSFVEDKWVDVAPMRVPRAGVSVVSVNGLLYATGGRSSMQNHSAPVTSDSVEVYNPHTDSWTEIGSMITSRCEGSLAVL, from the exons ATGTGGACCCCGGCTCTACCGGAATTCCTCCCGCCACCTCCAACATGGCCGCCCGCACTGGCCGGATCTCAGAGAGAACGTAAACGGCATGACGTCATCACAACAAAGCTGGAGAGCAG CTTATTTTCTGTTGCAATCATGGCGCTGGCGTCCACCACGAGCATGGCCGCCTCCTTGCACTCAGTAGGAGAGCACGCACAGCTGGTTCTGCAGCAGATGAATAAGATGAGGCAACAGCTGGAGTTCTGCGACCTGCACGTCCACATCGGCCAGGTGGTTTTCGGGGTGCATAAACTGGTGCTGGCCGCCAGCAGTCCTTACTTTGCAGCTCTGCTGTCAGGTGGCATGAAGGAGTCGGCCGGCGATGTGGTCCGGATTCAGGAGGTGGAAGCCGACATCTTTCAGCTGCTGCTGGATTTTATCTACACTG GCTCGGTCCTCATCAGCTCGGAGAACGTGCAGGAATTGATGACAGCGGCCGACATGTTGCAGCTGAACCACGTGGTGGCGCTGTGCTGCGATTTCTTAAAGGAGCAGATAGAGCCGGGCAATTGCATTGGCTTCTTCCAGTTCTCCGAGCAGCTGGCCTGTCAGCCGTTGTTAGAATTCACCGAAAGCTACATCCACGCTCATTTCCCGGCGGCGCAGCAGGGGGACGAATTTCTGATGCTGACAAAGGAGCAGCTGATCCGTCTCCTGCGCAGTGAAGAGCTGTGCATCGAAGAGGAGCATCAGGTATTCTCTGCCGCAATGTCTTGGCTTCAGAAAGACACTGCGACTCGGAAGAGACATGTCGTCGAGGTGCTGGAGCCCGTGCGCTTCTCACTGCTCCCTCCACAACGTCTTCAGAAGAATATCGAAG AAGTAACAGACTTCAGCCTGCGGGTGGCGCTGCATACACTTCTAAGGGAATACTTTGAACCCAGCCTGTCCCCTAAAGATAAGAAGCTCTGCAACTTCCTCCAGACCTCACGTGTTCGGCCTCGCAGGAAAGCGCGCAAATTCCTCTATGCAATAG GAGGATACATCCGTCTGCAGGGTGGACGGTGGAGTGACAGCAGAGCGCTGAGCTGCGTGGAGAGGTTTGATACGTTCAGTCAGTACTGGAGTACGGTGTCCTCCCTGCACCAGGCACGGAGCGGGATGAGCGCCGCCGTCCTGGACGGGAAGATCTACGTAGTTGGAG GGGAAAAGGACTCCATGATCTTCGACTGTGTGGAGTGCTACGACCCTGTGACTAAGCAGTGGACAGCGGTTCCCTCCATGAACCAGCCACGTTGCAGTCTGGGAGTGTGTTCCTGCCACGGCGCAATCTACGCAATGG GCGGCTGGGTTGGAGCAGAGATTGGAAATGATATTGAGCGATTTTCACCAGAGGACAATGCCTGGCAGGTGGTGGGACAGATGTCTGTGCCGAGATATAATTTTGCTTGCTGCGAGAGCCAAG GGATGATCTATGTGGTCGGTGGAATTGGTCAGGAGGGGATAGAACTTTCTTCAGCTGAAGTATTTGATCCCATTACCAAGCGCTGGATGTCGCTCCCCCGTATGGGGACCCGCAGGGCGTACCTGGGCGTAGCCTTTTTAAACGACTGCTTGTATGCGGTGGGCGGCTGGAACGAGACTCAGGATTTTTTAAACACGGTGGAGAAGTTTTCTTTTGtggag GATAAGTGGGTGGATGTGGCACCAATGAGGGTCCCCAGAGCGGGCGTCTCTGTGGTCAGCGTGAATGGGCTCCTGTACGCCACCGGGGGAAGATCCAGCATGCAGAATCATTCAGCCCCTGTGACTTCTGACTCTGTAGAGGTCTATAACCCACATACAGACTCCTGGACGGAGATTGGCAGCATGATAACGAGCCGCTGTGAGGGGAGCCTGGCCGTCCTCTGA